Proteins from a genomic interval of Pantoea deleyi:
- a CDS encoding cytochrome C assembly family protein, whose translation MFVFAIVALFAYSLSLALIIPSLLKRHGGWRRMAMISACVALITHAVALQQRIFAIDSGQNLSLLNIGSLVSLLICAIMTIVASRNRGWLLLPIVYSFALINLAFATFVPNAFITHLETTPGMMIHIGLSLFAYATLIIAALYALQLAWIDYQLKNKRLAFTQDMPPLLTIERKMFHITQVGVVLLTLVLCTGLFYMQDLFSAENVDKAVLSIIAWFVYIVLLWGHYHEGWRGRRVVWFNCSGAVLLTMAYFGSRILQHLLVPVSR comes from the coding sequence ATGTTCGTTTTCGCGATAGTGGCGCTGTTCGCCTACTCCTTAAGCCTTGCCCTGATCATTCCCAGCCTGCTGAAGCGTCATGGCGGCTGGCGGCGAATGGCGATGATCTCTGCCTGTGTGGCGCTGATCACCCATGCGGTTGCCCTGCAGCAACGCATCTTCGCCATTGATAGCGGACAGAACTTAAGCCTGCTCAATATTGGCTCGCTGGTCAGCCTGCTGATCTGCGCCATCATGACCATCGTGGCGTCACGCAACCGTGGCTGGCTGCTGCTGCCGATCGTCTACAGCTTCGCGCTGATCAACCTCGCTTTCGCCACCTTTGTTCCCAATGCGTTCATCACGCATCTGGAAACCACGCCGGGCATGATGATCCACATTGGTCTGTCGCTGTTCGCCTATGCGACGCTGATTATCGCCGCGCTTTATGCGCTGCAGCTGGCGTGGATCGACTACCAGCTGAAAAACAAGCGCCTGGCCTTTACGCAGGATATGCCGCCGCTGCTGACCATCGAACGTAAGATGTTTCACATCACCCAGGTGGGCGTTGTGCTGCTGACGCTGGTGCTCTGTACCGGCCTGTTCTATATGCAGGATCTCTTCAGCGCTGAAAACGTCGATAAAGCCGTCCTCTCGATCATTGCGTGGTTTGTTTATATCGTTTTGCTGTGGGGGCACTATCATGAAGGGTGGCGCGGTCGCCGCGTCGTCTGGTTTAACTGCAGCGGTGCGGTGCTGTTAACCATGGCCTACTTCGGCAGTCGCATCCTGCAGCATCTGCTTGTCCCTGTCTCTCGTTAA
- the ffh gene encoding signal recognition particle protein, which translates to MFDNLTDRLSQTLRNISGRGRLTEENIKDTLREVRMALLEADVALPVVRDFINRVKESAVGHDVNKSLTPGQEFIKIVRNELVAAMGAENNALDLAAQPPAVVLMAGLQGAGKTTSVGKLGKFLREKHKKKVLVVSADVYRPAAIKQLETLAQQVGVDFCPSDLSQKPVDIVNNALREARLKFYDVLLVDTAGRLHVDEAMMEEIKQVHAAVKPVETLFVVDAMTGQDAANTAKAFNEALPLTGVILTKVDGDARGGAALSIRHITGKPIKFMGVGEKTDALEPFYPDRIASRILGMGDVLSLIEDIESKVDRDQAEKLAKKLKTGDGFDLNDFLEQLKQMRNMGGMASLMGKLPGMGQLPDNVKSQMDDKVLVRMEAIINSMTRKEREKPEIIKGSRKRRIANGSGMQVQDVNRLLKQFDDMQRMMKKMKKGGMAKMMRGMKGMMPPGFPGR; encoded by the coding sequence ATGTTTGATAATTTAACCGATCGTTTGTCGCAAACCCTGCGAAACATCAGTGGCCGCGGAAGGCTGACTGAAGAGAACATTAAAGACACCCTGCGCGAAGTGCGCATGGCGCTGCTTGAAGCCGACGTTGCGCTGCCGGTGGTGCGTGACTTCATCAACCGTGTGAAAGAGAGCGCGGTCGGCCATGATGTGAACAAAAGCCTGACGCCGGGTCAGGAGTTTATCAAAATCGTTCGTAACGAGCTGGTTGCGGCGATGGGTGCGGAAAACAACGCGCTGGACCTGGCCGCTCAGCCGCCTGCGGTCGTGCTGATGGCGGGCCTTCAGGGTGCCGGTAAAACCACCAGCGTCGGTAAGCTGGGTAAATTCCTGCGCGAAAAGCATAAAAAGAAAGTGTTGGTGGTCTCTGCCGACGTCTATCGCCCGGCGGCGATCAAACAGCTGGAAACCCTGGCTCAGCAGGTCGGCGTGGACTTCTGCCCCTCCGATCTCAGCCAGAAGCCGGTCGACATCGTTAACAATGCGCTGCGCGAAGCGCGTCTGAAGTTCTACGACGTTCTGCTGGTGGATACCGCCGGTCGTCTGCACGTCGACGAAGCGATGATGGAAGAGATCAAGCAGGTGCATGCCGCGGTTAAGCCGGTGGAAACCCTGTTTGTGGTCGATGCCATGACCGGTCAGGATGCGGCAAACACCGCAAAAGCCTTTAACGAAGCGCTGCCGCTGACCGGGGTTATCCTGACCAAAGTCGACGGTGATGCCCGCGGTGGTGCGGCGCTGTCGATTCGTCACATCACCGGCAAGCCGATTAAATTTATGGGTGTCGGTGAAAAGACCGATGCGCTTGAGCCGTTCTATCCGGACCGTATCGCGTCACGCATCCTCGGCATGGGCGACGTTCTCTCCCTGATCGAAGATATCGAAAGCAAGGTCGACCGCGATCAGGCTGAGAAGCTGGCGAAGAAGCTCAAGACCGGTGACGGGTTTGATCTCAATGACTTCCTTGAGCAGCTGAAGCAGATGCGCAACATGGGCGGCATGGCCAGCCTGATGGGGAAACTGCCCGGTATGGGACAGCTGCCTGACAATGTGAAGTCGCAGATGGATGACAAAGTGCTGGTGCGCATGGAGGCGATCATCAACTCGATGACCCGCAAAGAGCGCGAGAAGCCGGAAATCATCAAAGGCTCGCGCAAGCGTCGCATCGCAAACGGCTCAGGCATGCAGGTGCAGGACGTTAACCGCTTATTGAAGCAGTTCGACGACATGCAGCGCATGATGAAGAAAATGAAGAAGGGCGGCATGGCGAAAATGATGCGCGGCATGAAAGGTATGATGCCGCCAGGTTTCCCTGGTCGTTAA
- the rpsP gene encoding 30S ribosomal protein S16: MVTIRLARHGAKKRPFYQVVVTDSRNARNGRFIERVGFFNPIASGQAEALRLDMDRIEHWVGQGATLSDRVNALVKEAKKAA, translated from the coding sequence ATGGTAACAATTCGTTTGGCACGTCACGGCGCGAAAAAGCGTCCGTTCTATCAGGTCGTCGTCACTGACAGCCGCAATGCACGCAACGGTCGTTTCATCGAGCGCGTTGGTTTCTTCAACCCGATCGCATCTGGTCAGGCTGAAGCACTGCGTCTTGATATGGATCGTATCGAGCACTGGGTTGGCCAGGGCGCAACGCTTTCTGATCGCGTTAACGCGCTGGTCAAAGAAGCAAAGAAAGCAGCTTAA
- the rimM gene encoding ribosome maturation factor RimM (Essential for efficient processing of 16S rRNA): protein MSRQLAAQPPVNPIVLGKMGAAYGIRGWLKVFSSTEDAESIFDYQPWFIQRAGKWQQVELESWKHHNQDLIIKVKGIDDRDAAAQLTNCEIQVDSTQLPSLEEGDYYWKDLMGCQVVNLEGYEMGKVIDMMETGSNDVLVVKANLKDAFGVQERLIPFLDEQVIRKVDLSTGVIEVDWDPGF, encoded by the coding sequence ATGAGCAGACAACTTGCCGCACAGCCTCCTGTTAACCCAATCGTATTGGGTAAGATGGGAGCCGCCTACGGTATTCGCGGCTGGCTCAAAGTGTTTTCCTCCACTGAAGACGCTGAAAGCATCTTCGACTACCAACCCTGGTTCATCCAGCGCGCCGGTAAATGGCAGCAGGTCGAACTGGAAAGTTGGAAGCACCACAATCAGGACCTGATCATCAAAGTCAAAGGCATTGACGATCGGGATGCGGCGGCTCAGTTAACCAATTGCGAAATTCAGGTTGACTCGACGCAGTTGCCATCGCTGGAAGAGGGCGATTACTACTGGAAAGACCTTATGGGCTGCCAGGTGGTTAACCTCGAAGGCTACGAGATGGGTAAAGTCATCGATATGATGGAAACCGGCTCGAACGACGTTCTCGTCGTTAAGGCAAACCTGAAAGATGCATTCGGTGTTCAGGAGCGGTTAATTCCGTTTCTTGATGAACAGGTTATCAGGAAAGTCGATCTCTCTACTGGCGTCATTGAGGTAGATTGGGATCCTGGTTTTTGA
- the trmD gene encoding tRNA (guanosine(37)-N1)-methyltransferase TrmD, whose product MWIGVISLFPEMFRAITDYGVTGRAVKNGLLSIQSWSPRDFTHDRHRTVDDRPYGGGPGMLMMVQPLRDAISAAKAAAGEGARVIYLSPQGRKLDQQGVCELAARNKLILVCGRYEGIDERVIQTEIDEEWSIGDYVLSGGELPAMTMIDSVARFIPGVLGKQASADEDSFSDGLLDCPHYTRPEVLEGMEVPAVLLSGNHADIRRWRLKQSLGRTWLRRPELLENLALTEEQARLLNEFQREHQQQQNDDAEE is encoded by the coding sequence ATGTGGATTGGTGTTATTAGCCTGTTTCCAGAAATGTTTCGCGCTATTACCGATTACGGGGTAACTGGCCGGGCTGTAAAAAACGGTCTGCTCAGCATTCAGAGCTGGAGTCCGCGTGACTTCACGCACGACCGGCACCGTACCGTGGACGACCGTCCTTACGGTGGCGGACCGGGAATGCTGATGATGGTACAACCCTTACGGGATGCCATCTCCGCAGCGAAAGCAGCGGCAGGTGAAGGTGCCAGGGTGATTTATCTTTCACCTCAGGGTCGCAAACTGGACCAACAGGGCGTTTGCGAACTGGCGGCACGCAACAAGTTAATTCTTGTCTGCGGTCGTTATGAAGGGATTGATGAGCGCGTAATCCAGACCGAAATTGACGAAGAATGGTCAATCGGTGATTACGTTCTCAGCGGCGGGGAACTGCCAGCCATGACGATGATTGACTCAGTCGCCCGGTTTATTCCCGGCGTACTTGGCAAACAGGCGTCAGCCGATGAGGATTCGTTCTCGGACGGCTTGCTGGATTGTCCGCACTATACCCGACCTGAAGTGTTAGAGGGCATGGAGGTTCCGGCAGTGTTACTGTCAGGCAACCATGCCGATATTCGCCGCTGGCGTCTGAAGCAGTCGCTAGGCCGTACCTGGCTGAGAAGACCTGAACTTCTGGAAAACCTGGCTCTGACTGAAGAGCAAGCAAGGTTGCTGAATGAGTTCCAGCGTGAACATCAGCAGCAACAAAACGATGATGCGGAAGAGTAA
- the rplS gene encoding 50S ribosomal protein L19, whose product MSNIIKQIEQEQMKQDVPSFRPGDSVEVKVWVVEGSKKRLQAFEGVVIAIRNRGLHSAFTVRKISNGEGVERVFQTHSPVIDSIAVKRRGAVRKAKLYYLRERTGKSARIKERLN is encoded by the coding sequence ATGAGCAACATTATCAAGCAAATTGAACAAGAGCAGATGAAACAGGACGTACCTTCCTTCCGCCCGGGTGATTCCGTGGAAGTGAAAGTATGGGTCGTTGAAGGTTCTAAAAAACGTCTGCAGGCATTCGAGGGCGTGGTTATCGCTATTCGTAACCGCGGTCTGCACTCTGCATTCACTGTTCGCAAAATTTCTAACGGCGAAGGCGTTGAGCGTGTATTCCAGACTCACTCGCCGGTTATTGACAGCATCGCTGTTAAACGTCGTGGCGCTGTGCGTAAAGCCAAACTGTACTACCTGCGTGAGCGTACTGGTAAGTCTGCTCGTATTAAAGAGCGTCTTAACTAA
- a CDS encoding GNAT family N-acetyltransferase: MLPSPLDLHLRPFLLADVPAFTAAVNASLDSLIPWMAWAHPDYQPHEAESWIRFTHWQRLREEAEEFAIVDQHDRLLGGAGIRFARHPGDTSAIGYWVRSDAQRQGIASRAVTALLPLGFSRPETQVIEILAAEENLPSRGVAEKCGGQFIGCRYGLIVLKEGPVNTAIYHFQRPEAG; the protein is encoded by the coding sequence ATGCTCCCTTCTCCGCTGGATCTTCATCTGCGTCCTTTCCTGTTAGCCGATGTCCCCGCATTTACGGCTGCGGTTAACGCTTCGCTGGACAGTCTGATCCCCTGGATGGCCTGGGCGCATCCTGACTATCAGCCTCATGAAGCGGAAAGCTGGATACGCTTCACCCACTGGCAACGCCTGCGAGAGGAAGCGGAAGAGTTTGCGATTGTCGATCAGCATGACCGGCTGCTGGGCGGCGCGGGGATACGCTTTGCCCGCCATCCGGGCGACACCAGCGCCATCGGCTACTGGGTGCGCAGTGACGCCCAGCGTCAGGGGATCGCCAGCCGTGCGGTCACGGCGTTGCTGCCGCTGGGATTTTCGCGTCCGGAAACGCAGGTGATCGAGATTCTGGCGGCAGAGGAGAATCTGCCCAGCCGGGGTGTGGCGGAGAAGTGCGGTGGCCAGTTTATTGGCTGTCGCTATGGTCTGATCGTGTTAAAAGAGGGACCGGTGAATACCGCGATTTATCATTTCCAGCGCCCGGAGGCCGGTTAA
- a CDS encoding 3-deoxy-7-phosphoheptulonate synthase encodes MQKDALNNVHIAGEQVLITPEELKAKFPLTAEQQDQIAASRQTISDIIAGRDPRLLVVCGPCSIHDTEVALEYARRLQSLSGQLKDQLYIVMRVYFEKPRTTVGWKGLINDPYMDNSFDMEAGLHIARQLLVSLVEMGLPLATEALDPNSPQYLGDLFSWSAIGARTTESQTHREMASGLSMPVGFKNGTDGSLGTAINAMRAAAMPHRFVGINQAGQVCLLQTQGNPDGHVILRGGKAPNYGPEDVAQCEKEMLRAGLRPALMIDCSHGNSNKDYSRQPGVAESAIAQIKDGNRSIIGLMLESHINEGNQSSEQPRSEMKYGVSVTDACINWEVTETLLREMHQDLQGVLSARLSQEV; translated from the coding sequence ATGCAAAAAGACGCGCTGAACAATGTGCATATCGCCGGTGAACAGGTCTTAATCACGCCTGAAGAGCTGAAAGCGAAATTCCCACTGACCGCCGAACAGCAGGATCAGATTGCGGCCTCGCGCCAGACAATCTCTGACATCATCGCTGGCCGCGATCCGCGTCTGCTGGTGGTATGCGGACCCTGCTCGATTCACGATACGGAAGTGGCACTGGAATATGCGCGTCGTCTGCAGAGCCTGTCCGGGCAGCTCAAAGATCAGCTCTACATCGTGATGCGCGTCTACTTTGAAAAACCGCGGACCACCGTCGGCTGGAAAGGGCTGATCAACGATCCTTACATGGATAACTCGTTCGATATGGAAGCGGGCCTGCACATTGCGCGCCAGTTGCTGGTCAGCCTGGTGGAAATGGGCCTGCCGCTGGCGACCGAAGCGCTGGATCCTAACAGCCCGCAATATCTCGGCGACCTGTTCAGCTGGTCCGCGATTGGTGCCCGTACCACAGAATCGCAGACACACCGTGAGATGGCGTCGGGCCTGTCGATGCCGGTAGGCTTTAAGAATGGCACCGATGGCAGTCTGGGCACCGCGATCAACGCGATGCGCGCCGCCGCAATGCCGCACCGCTTTGTCGGCATCAATCAGGCCGGTCAGGTCTGTCTGCTGCAGACCCAGGGCAATCCGGATGGTCACGTCATCCTGCGTGGCGGTAAAGCGCCCAACTACGGTCCGGAAGATGTCGCGCAGTGTGAAAAAGAGATGCTCAGGGCGGGACTGCGTCCGGCCTTAATGATAGATTGCAGCCACGGTAATTCGAACAAAGACTACAGCCGTCAGCCTGGCGTAGCGGAATCCGCTATTGCGCAGATAAAAGATGGGAACCGTTCAATCATTGGTCTGATGCTGGAAAGCCACATCAATGAAGGTAACCAGTCTTCTGAGCAGCCACGCAGCGAAATGAAGTATGGCGTTTCCGTCACCGATGCCTGCATCAACTGGGAAGTGACCGAAACGCTGCTGCGTGAAATGCATCAGGATCTGCAGGGAGTGCTGTCGGCGCGTCTGTCACAAGAGGTGTAA
- the tyrA gene encoding bifunctional chorismate mutase/prephenate dehydrogenase gives MVAELTALRDQIDSVDKALLELLAKRLELVADVGEVKSRYGLPIYVPEREASMLASRRKEAEALGVPPDLIEDVLRRVMRESYTSENDKGFKTLCPELRPVVIVGGKGQMGRLFEKMLGLSGYTVKTLDKEDWAQADALLSDAGMVIISVPIHLTEQVIAQLPPLPEDCILVDLASVKNPPLQAMLAAHSGPVLGLHPMFGPDSGSLAKQVVVWCDGRQPEAYQWFLEQIQVWGARLHRISAVEHDQNMAFIQALRHFATFAYGLHLAEENVNLDQLLALSSPIYRLELAMVGRLFAQDPQLYADIIMSSESNLALIKRYYQRFGEAIALLEQGDKQAFIASFNRVEEWFGDHAKRFLVESRSLLRSANDSRP, from the coding sequence ATGGTGGCTGAACTGACCGCGTTACGCGATCAAATTGACAGTGTGGATAAAGCGCTGCTGGAACTGCTGGCTAAGCGGCTGGAGCTGGTGGCCGACGTCGGAGAGGTCAAAAGCCGCTACGGTCTGCCCATCTACGTGCCGGAGCGCGAAGCCTCCATGCTGGCTTCCCGCCGCAAAGAGGCAGAAGCGCTGGGTGTGCCACCGGATCTGATCGAGGATGTGCTGCGCCGCGTGATGCGCGAATCCTATACCAGCGAGAATGACAAAGGTTTTAAAACCCTGTGTCCGGAACTGCGTCCGGTGGTGATCGTCGGCGGCAAGGGGCAGATGGGCAGACTGTTTGAAAAAATGCTCGGGCTGTCAGGCTATACGGTCAAAACGCTGGATAAAGAGGACTGGGCGCAGGCCGATGCGCTGCTCAGTGATGCCGGCATGGTAATTATCAGCGTGCCGATCCATCTGACCGAGCAGGTCATCGCTCAGCTGCCGCCTCTGCCGGAAGACTGTATTCTGGTCGATCTGGCGTCGGTTAAGAACCCGCCTCTGCAGGCGATGCTGGCGGCGCATAGCGGCCCGGTGCTGGGTCTGCATCCGATGTTTGGTCCGGACAGCGGCAGCCTGGCTAAACAGGTGGTGGTCTGGTGTGATGGCCGGCAGCCGGAAGCGTATCAGTGGTTCCTGGAGCAGATTCAGGTCTGGGGCGCACGTCTGCATCGCATCAGCGCGGTGGAGCATGATCAGAACATGGCGTTTATTCAGGCGCTGCGTCACTTTGCCACTTTCGCTTACGGCCTGCATCTGGCGGAAGAGAACGTCAATCTGGATCAGCTGCTGGCGCTCTCCTCGCCAATCTACCGGCTGGAGCTGGCGATGGTCGGGCGGTTGTTCGCTCAGGATCCGCAGCTCTATGCAGACATCATCATGTCATCGGAGAGTAATCTGGCGCTGATAAAGCGTTACTATCAGCGGTTTGGCGAAGCGATTGCCTTGCTGGAGCAGGGCGACAAGCAGGCCTTTATTGCCAGCTTCAACCGGGTAGAGGAGTGGTTTGGCGATCACGCAAAACGCTTCCTGGTAGAAAGCCGGAGCCTGTTACGTTCGGCGAATGACAGCCGTCCATAA
- the pheA gene encoding bifunctional chorismate mutase/prephenate dehydratase, translating to MNPDNPLLALRDKISAVDKKLLTLLAERRLLAVEVAQAKLATHRPIRDVERERALLENLIVLGKAHKLDAHYITRLFQLVIEDSVLTQQALLQKNLNHPHAHAARIAFLGPKGSYSHLAARNYASRHFDSMVESGCLKFHDIIKQVESGVADYAVMPIENTSSGSINDVYDLLQQTSLSIVGELTLPIDHCVLVNGPTDLQQIETVYSHPQPFQQCSQFINRFPHWKIEYTESTAAAMEKVAALNSPAVAALGSEAGGELYQLQVLERNLANQQQNHTRFIVLARKAIDVSDQVPAKTTLIMATGQQAGALVDALLVLRQHNLIMSKLESRPINGNPWEEMFYIDVQGNLQSERMQQALQELKTMTRSLKVLGCYPSENVVPVEPGE from the coding sequence ATGAATCCCGACAATCCATTGCTGGCGCTACGCGATAAAATCAGCGCAGTGGATAAAAAACTTCTGACGCTGCTAGCCGAGCGTCGTCTGCTGGCCGTGGAAGTGGCACAAGCGAAGCTGGCAACGCATCGCCCGATTCGGGATGTGGAGCGCGAACGCGCGCTGCTGGAAAATCTGATCGTGCTGGGAAAAGCGCACAAACTGGATGCCCACTACATCACCCGCCTCTTTCAGCTGGTGATTGAAGATTCCGTCCTGACTCAGCAGGCGCTGCTGCAGAAAAACCTCAACCATCCGCATGCGCATGCTGCCCGTATCGCCTTTCTGGGCCCGAAAGGATCCTATTCCCATCTTGCTGCCCGTAATTACGCATCGCGCCATTTTGACAGCATGGTGGAGTCGGGCTGCCTGAAGTTTCATGACATCATCAAACAGGTCGAAAGCGGCGTCGCTGACTATGCGGTGATGCCGATTGAGAACACCAGTTCCGGTTCGATCAACGACGTGTATGATTTGCTGCAACAGACCAGTCTCTCTATCGTGGGCGAGCTGACCCTGCCTATCGACCACTGCGTGCTGGTAAACGGCCCTACCGATTTACAGCAGATCGAGACCGTCTACAGCCATCCTCAGCCTTTCCAGCAGTGCAGCCAGTTCATTAACCGCTTCCCGCACTGGAAAATCGAATACACCGAGAGCACGGCGGCGGCGATGGAGAAAGTGGCGGCGCTCAACTCCCCTGCCGTTGCGGCGCTGGGCAGTGAAGCCGGTGGCGAGCTGTATCAGCTGCAGGTGCTGGAGCGCAATCTGGCTAATCAGCAGCAGAACCACACCCGCTTTATCGTGCTGGCGCGTAAAGCGATCGACGTCTCCGATCAGGTTCCGGCCAAAACTACCCTGATTATGGCGACCGGCCAGCAGGCGGGTGCGCTGGTTGATGCGCTGCTGGTGCTGCGTCAGCATAACCTGATTATGAGCAAGCTTGAGTCGCGCCCGATTAATGGCAACCCGTGGGAAGAGATGTTCTATATTGATGTGCAGGGTAATCTGCAATCGGAACGGATGCAGCAGGCGCTTCAGGAACTGAAAACCATGACCCGCTCTCTGAAGGTGCTGGGCTGCTACCCCAGCGAGAATGTGGTGCCGGTGGAACCGGGGGAATAA
- the pheL gene encoding pheA operon leader peptide PheL, with product MKLDLFFFAFFFTFP from the coding sequence ATGAAACTTGATCTGTTTTTCTTCGCTTTCTTTTTTACCTTCCCCTGA
- the raiA gene encoding ribosome-associated translation inhibitor RaiA codes for MILNITSKQMEITPAIRSHVEDRLAKLEKWQTDLINPHIVLSKEPKEFVADATINTPNGTLVASAKHDDMYTAINDLIAKLERQLNKVQHKSEARRASASVKDIIPAGEES; via the coding sequence ATGATTCTGAACATTACCAGTAAACAAATGGAGATCACCCCGGCAATCCGAAGCCATGTTGAAGACCGTCTCGCCAAGCTGGAAAAATGGCAAACCGACCTGATTAATCCGCATATTGTCCTGTCCAAAGAGCCCAAAGAATTCGTGGCCGACGCCACCATAAACACACCAAACGGGACCCTGGTAGCCAGTGCCAAGCACGATGATATGTATACCGCCATCAACGATTTGATCGCGAAGCTCGAACGTCAGCTGAATAAAGTTCAGCATAAGTCTGAAGCGCGCCGTGCCAGTGCCAGCGTAAAAGACATCATACCCGCAGGCGAAGAGTCCTGA
- the bamD gene encoding outer membrane protein assembly factor BamD — protein MTRMKHLVAAATLSLALVGCSGSNDAVPDSPPSEIYATAQQKLQDGNFKAAIKQLEALDNRYPFGPYAQQVQLDLIYAYYKNADLPLAQAAIARFMRLNPTHPNIDYVIYMKGLTDMALDDSALQGFFGIDRSDRDPTHARDAFRDFAQLLRNYPNSQYAADAQKRLVYLKDRLAKYEFSVAQFYTKREAYVAVVNRVEGMMRDYPDTQATHDALPLMENAYRHLQLNAEADKVAKIIAANNS, from the coding sequence ATGACGCGTATGAAACATCTGGTGGCTGCTGCCACACTGAGCCTGGCACTTGTTGGTTGTTCCGGCTCAAATGACGCGGTACCGGACAGCCCGCCTTCTGAAATCTATGCCACAGCGCAGCAAAAGCTGCAGGACGGTAACTTTAAAGCTGCGATTAAGCAACTGGAAGCGCTGGATAATCGTTATCCGTTCGGTCCTTATGCGCAGCAGGTTCAGCTGGATTTAATCTACGCGTACTATAAAAATGCCGATCTGCCCCTGGCGCAGGCTGCCATTGCCCGCTTTATGCGTCTGAATCCTACGCATCCGAACATTGACTATGTCATCTATATGAAAGGTCTGACGGATATGGCGCTGGATGACTCCGCGCTGCAGGGCTTCTTTGGTATCGACCGTTCTGACCGTGATCCGACGCACGCCCGTGACGCTTTCCGCGACTTCGCCCAGCTGCTGCGGAATTACCCGAACAGCCAGTATGCGGCCGATGCGCAAAAACGTCTGGTCTACCTGAAAGATCGCCTGGCCAAATATGAGTTCTCAGTGGCGCAATTCTATACTAAGCGTGAGGCCTATGTCGCGGTTGTTAACCGTGTTGAAGGGATGATGCGCGATTATCCGGATACCCAGGCCACCCATGATGCTCTGCCGCTGATGGAAAATGCCTACCGTCATCTGCAGCTGAATGCCGAAGCTGACAAAGTGGCAAAAATTATCGCCGCCAACAACAGCTGA
- the rluD gene encoding 23S rRNA pseudouridine(1911/1915/1917) synthase RluD, protein MAQQVQLTATVSESQLGQRLDQTLAELFPDYSRSRIKEWILDRRVTVNGVMVETPKEKVLGGELVAIDAEIEEEQRWEPQNLPLDIVYEDEDIIVINKPRDFVVHPGAGNPDGTVLNALLHHYPAIRDVPRAGIVHRLDKDTTGLMVVAKTVPAQTHLVDSLQRREITREYEAVAIGTMTAGGTVEQPISRHSTKRTHMAVHPMGKPAVTHYRIMEHFRAHTRLRLRLETGRTHQIRVHMSHISHPLVGDPLYGGRPRPPKGASEAFISALRGFDRQALHATMLRLYHPISGIEMEFHAALPQDMVDLIAALKADTEEFKDQMDW, encoded by the coding sequence ATGGCACAACAAGTTCAACTCACCGCAACGGTATCCGAATCACAACTCGGACAACGCTTAGATCAGACTTTGGCGGAATTGTTCCCTGATTATTCACGTTCTCGCATAAAAGAGTGGATCCTCGATCGTCGCGTGACGGTAAACGGTGTGATGGTAGAGACACCGAAAGAAAAAGTGTTGGGCGGCGAGCTGGTCGCGATTGACGCTGAGATCGAGGAGGAACAGCGCTGGGAACCGCAGAACCTGCCACTCGACATCGTTTACGAAGATGAAGACATCATCGTCATCAACAAACCGCGTGACTTCGTGGTGCACCCTGGCGCCGGTAATCCGGATGGCACGGTGTTAAACGCCTTACTGCATCACTATCCTGCGATTAGGGATGTGCCGCGCGCGGGCATCGTACACCGTCTGGATAAAGATACTACCGGGCTGATGGTGGTCGCGAAAACCGTTCCCGCTCAGACGCATCTGGTGGACTCGCTGCAGCGCCGCGAAATCACGCGTGAATATGAGGCGGTCGCGATTGGAACCATGACCGCAGGCGGCACGGTTGAGCAGCCGATTAGCCGTCACTCCACTAAACGCACCCATATGGCGGTTCATCCTATGGGCAAACCGGCGGTGACCCACTACCGCATCATGGAGCACTTCCGCGCGCATACCCGCCTGCGTCTGCGTCTGGAGACCGGCCGTACGCACCAGATCCGTGTGCACATGTCGCACATCAGCCATCCGCTGGTGGGCGATCCGCTGTACGGTGGCCGTCCGCGTCCGCCTAAAGGCGCGTCAGAAGCTTTTATCAGCGCGCTGCGAGGATTCGATCGTCAGGCGCTGCATGCCACCATGCTGCGTCTCTATCATCCTATCAGTGGGATTGAGATGGAGTTCCACGCCGCGCTTCCGCAGGATATGGTCGATCTGATTGCGGCCCTGAAAGCGGATACCGAAGAGTTTAAGGACCAGATGGATTGGTGA